From a single Lolium rigidum isolate FL_2022 chromosome 7, APGP_CSIRO_Lrig_0.1, whole genome shotgun sequence genomic region:
- the LOC124671726 gene encoding uncharacterized protein At4g06744-like: MAGLPGGGRLVLFFVLAVSCIALAARTSDATGRDAGVGTDNHPIRYAAPPPPPMSSEPRACEFENLRLYRAYLVIKKFKKTVTRDPKGVTSTWTGTDLCGSYKGFFCERPRNIPDRTVASVDFNGYQLHADSLQGFVDGLPDLALFHANSNNFGGALPNLKKLQYFYELDVSNNRLAPASFPTDVLGLANATFIDIRFNSFFGELPAGIFSSFPEVQAIFVNNNQFSGNLPDNLGDSPVNYLSLANNQFTGPIPASIAHAADTLLEVLFLNNMLSGCLPYELGLLAQATVIDAGTNRLTGPIPCSYACLRNVEQLNLADNLLYGVVPDALCRLATDGHLANLTLSGNYFTWLGESCWDLISEGKLNVDRNCIPYAPNQRSYEECAEFFHENWTKMTTCPVNFHVPCEDHHKGDGSVDAGREEAKAAEEYQYRTYSALKP, encoded by the coding sequence ATGGCAGGTCTGCCAGGCGGCGGCCGCCTCGTTCTCTTCTTCGTCCTGGCCGTATCCTGCATTGCGCTCGCGGCGCGCACCTCCGACGCTACCGGACGGGACGCCGGCGTCGGCACCGACAACCACCCCATCAGGTacgccgcgcctccgccgccgccgatgtcGTCCGAGCCGCGGGCATGCGAGTTCGAGAACTTGCGCCTGTACAGGGCGTACCTCGTGATCAAGAAGTTCAAGAAGACGGTGACCCGCGACCCCAAGGGCGTCACCAGCACCTGGACCGGCACCGACCTCTGCGGCTCCTACAAGGGCTTCTTCTGCGAGCGGCCGCGCAACATCCCTGACAGGACCGTCGCGTCCGTCGACTTTAACGGCTACCAGCTGCATGCCGACTCCCTGCAGGGCTTCGTGGACGGCCTCCCGGACCTGGCGCTGTTCCACGCCAACTCCAACAACTTCGGCGGCGCCCTGCCCAACCTCAAGAAGCTGCAGTACTTCTACGAGCTGGACGTGAGCAACAACAGGCTCGCGCCCGCGTCGTTCCCGACGGACGTGCTGGGCCTCGCCAACGCCACCTTCATCGACATCCGCTTCAATAGCTTCTTCGGCGAGCTGCCGGCGGGGATCTTCTCCTCGTTCCCGGAGGTGCAGGCCATCTTCGTCAACAACAACCAATTCTCCGGCAACCTCCCGGACAACCTCGGCGACTCCCCCGTGAACTACCTCTCCCTCGCCAACAACCAGTTCACCGGGCCGATCCCCGCGTCCATCGCCCACGCCGCCGATACGCTCCTCGAGGTGCTCTTCCTCAACAACATGCTCAGCGGCTGCCTCCCCTACGAGCTCGGCCTGCTCGCCCAGGCCACGGTCATCGACGCCGGCACGAACCGGCTCACGGGCCCCATCCCGTGCTCGTACGCGTGCCTGCGGAACGTGGAGCAGCTCAACCTGGCGGACAACCTCCTCTACGGCGTGGTGCCCGACGCGCTCTGCCGTCTCGCCACCGACGGCCACCTCGCCAACCTCACGCTCTCCGGCAACTACTTCACGTGGCTGGGGGAATCCTGCTGGGACCTGATCAGCGAGGGGAAGCTCAACGTCGACCGCAACTGCATCCCTTATGCGCCCAACCAGCGGTCCTACGAGGAGTGCGCCGAGTTCTTCCACGAGAACTGGACCAAGATGACGACGTGCCCCGTCAACTTCCACGTGCCGTGCGAGGACCACCACAAGGGCGACGGCAGTGTGGACGCCGGCAGGGAGGAGGCGAAGGCGGCGGAGGAGTACCAGTACCGGACCTACTCGGCGCTGAAACCGTAA